From the Desulfosarcina sp. BuS5 genome, one window contains:
- the qmoC gene encoding quinone-interacting membrane-bound oxidoreductase complex subunit QmoC, protein MTDRCLIQPDVDFIKQVVGLGGDTLKKCFQCATCSVVCPISPDNKPFPRKEMIAASWGLKDRLVGNGDIWLCHNCGDCSTMCPRGANPGDVLGAIRSYAINEYAPSKTLGEAVNNPKKLPLLLGIPALLFALLACITMFCGGTMETIFHAVGLEWYHGGHGDTIAHANFFSTWFVDLVFVPLTAWVVINFTIGLKRFIKDIHENALLEEKTDKKNIDVGGFIQAFLKIIPTIIKHDKFTECSENQDRATAHLMVLYSFIGLFIVTTIFFVVLYVFHIPGPYQQINPVKWLANISGLALVIGSIMMIKNRLAKKDQVSVYKDWYLLGLVLGLGLSGMLTEMTRLAGLAGLTYFIYLVHLVFVFNLFAFLPYSKLAHLVYRTVAMAYAEYGNRK, encoded by the coding sequence ATGACTGACAGATGCCTGATTCAGCCTGATGTTGATTTTATAAAGCAAGTTGTCGGGCTTGGGGGCGATACTCTGAAAAAGTGCTTTCAATGTGCCACATGTTCCGTGGTATGCCCTATTTCTCCTGATAACAAACCCTTCCCCAGAAAGGAGATGATTGCGGCATCCTGGGGTTTAAAAGACAGGCTGGTCGGTAACGGTGATATATGGCTCTGCCATAATTGCGGTGACTGTTCCACAATGTGTCCTCGGGGTGCAAATCCGGGTGATGTTCTGGGAGCGATACGCTCCTATGCCATTAACGAATACGCACCATCAAAAACCTTGGGAGAAGCAGTTAATAATCCTAAAAAACTGCCGCTGCTGCTTGGCATCCCGGCGCTGTTGTTTGCTCTGCTTGCATGTATAACCATGTTTTGCGGTGGCACCATGGAAACTATTTTTCATGCCGTTGGCCTGGAATGGTACCATGGAGGACATGGCGATACCATTGCCCATGCCAATTTTTTTTCAACCTGGTTTGTTGATCTTGTTTTTGTTCCTTTGACCGCCTGGGTAGTTATTAACTTTACAATCGGCCTTAAGAGATTTATCAAAGATATACATGAAAATGCGCTGCTTGAAGAAAAGACCGATAAAAAAAATATTGATGTCGGAGGGTTTATCCAGGCTTTCCTGAAGATAATACCCACAATAATCAAGCATGACAAGTTTACTGAATGCAGTGAAAATCAGGATCGTGCTACAGCTCATCTGATGGTTCTTTACTCTTTTATCGGTTTGTTTATTGTAACCACTATTTTCTTTGTAGTATTATATGTTTTCCACATACCAGGCCCCTATCAGCAGATTAATCCTGTAAAATGGCTGGCTAACATCAGCGGGCTGGCTCTTGTTATCGGCAGTATCATGATGATAAAAAATCGTCTGGCAAAAAAAGATCAGGTTTCGGTCTACAAGGACTGGTACTTGTTAGGTCTTGTTCTGGGGCTCGGGCTTTCCGGTATGCTGACGGAGATGACCAGGCTGGCCGGATTGGCGGGACTGACATATTTTATATATCTTGTACATCTTGTCTTTGTTTTTAACCTGTTTGCATTTCTGCCTTACTCCAAGCTGGCACATCTGGTTTACAGAACTGTTGCAATGGCTTATGCAGAGTACGGGAACAGGAAATAA
- the sat gene encoding sulfate adenylyltransferase produces the protein MANLVAPHGGKGLTCCLLEGAELEAEKKKAEGLKKITISPREEGDLIMMGIGGFSPLTGFMTKADWKGVCDDFLTADGTFWPIPVTLSADKADADAINDGDEIALVTGAGEIMATMKVTEKYEMTEADKKYECEKVYMGEGTPTPKEFWEIAQDDHPGVQMVMGQKDVNLAGPVKVLSEGEYPEKYPGIYVRPAESRKMFEDRGWSEVAALQLRNPMHRSHEYLCKIAVEVCDGVYIHSLVGNLKPGDIPAEVRVKCIDALVKNYFVEANVLQGGYPLDMRYAGPREGLLHATFRQNYGCSKMIIGRDHAGVGDFYGMFEAQTIFDKIPTPSEPGKALLCTPLKIDWTFYCHKCDGMASLRTCPHAKEDRVMLSGTMLRKGLSEGTPIPDHFGREEVLEILREYYSNLTEKVEIKTHAAATGGK, from the coding sequence ATGGCAAATCTAGTAGCTCCGCATGGCGGAAAAGGCTTGACCTGCTGCCTTCTTGAGGGCGCAGAGCTTGAAGCTGAAAAGAAAAAAGCTGAAGGTCTTAAAAAAATAACTATTTCACCACGTGAAGAGGGCGATCTGATCATGATGGGTATTGGCGGATTCAGCCCTCTGACAGGTTTTATGACAAAAGCCGACTGGAAGGGCGTATGCGATGATTTCCTTACTGCGGATGGCACATTTTGGCCAATTCCGGTTACCCTTTCTGCGGACAAGGCGGATGCCGACGCGATTAATGACGGCGACGAGATAGCCCTTGTGACCGGCGCCGGTGAAATCATGGCAACCATGAAAGTTACCGAGAAGTATGAAATGACCGAGGCAGACAAGAAATATGAATGCGAAAAGGTCTATATGGGTGAGGGCACTCCTACTCCAAAAGAGTTCTGGGAAATTGCACAGGATGATCATCCAGGTGTTCAGATGGTAATGGGTCAAAAGGATGTAAACCTGGCTGGCCCTGTTAAAGTGCTTAGCGAAGGCGAATATCCGGAAAAATATCCAGGAATCTACGTTAGACCGGCAGAATCCAGGAAAATGTTTGAAGATAGGGGCTGGAGTGAAGTGGCTGCCCTGCAGCTCAGAAACCCGATGCACAGATCCCATGAATACCTTTGCAAGATTGCAGTAGAAGTATGCGACGGCGTTTACATTCATTCCCTGGTTGGAAACCTGAAACCAGGCGATATTCCCGCTGAGGTGCGTGTTAAATGTATTGACGCGCTTGTAAAGAATTATTTTGTAGAAGCTAATGTATTACAGGGTGGTTACCCGCTTGATATGCGTTATGCCGGTCCCCGGGAAGGCCTCCTGCATGCTACTTTCCGCCAGAATTATGGTTGTTCAAAAATGATAATCGGGCGTGACCATGCCGGTGTAGGTGATTTTTACGGTATGTTTGAAGCTCAGACAATTTTTGATAAAATTCCAACCCCGTCTGAACCAGGCAAAGCGCTTCTGTGTACTCCCTTAAAGATAGACTGGACATTCTATTGCCACAAATGCGACGGAATGGCCTCCCTTAGAACCTGCCCGCATGCCAAGGAAGACAGGGTTATGCTTTCCGGCACAATGCTGCGCAAGGGTCTGTCGGAAGGTACTCCGATTCCGGATCACTTTGGCCGGGAAGAAGTTCTCGAGATTCTTCGTGAATACTATAGCAACCTCACAGAAAAGGTTGAGATTAAAACTCACGCAGCAGCAACCGGCGGCAAATAA
- a CDS encoding sodium:calcium antiporter: protein MIFCSVVMARSCDVFEAATNYLGRSLSEGVKGATLNAIGSSMPELLTTVFFLVFALHENLGRDLAASIGANAGSAIFNSIVIPMLVIQVVLATALTGVRISKKVILRDGLFLIAAEVLLLVLLSSDYITHWHGWAFTAFYFIYLAYTLLSMKNNKNVKKNIHEAVDSWFTKFQFKSPKGCTGRSWILFLLSMVVIAAACAGLVESCKGIADAMRINPLFIALILVAAVSSVPDTIISIRDAKKGNHDDALSNVFGSNIFDVTISMGLPLGLFLVITGQKIDFIEAGPTIIDIRIMLLIVSVITVAVYYFSKEMKSGHLIILGILYGFFILYAVGAADYLAGGDSYMAKPAEVFINFLRQPGGIEEILQNTANGITGGW, encoded by the coding sequence ATGATATTTTGCTCAGTTGTAATGGCTCGATCCTGCGATGTTTTCGAAGCTGCAACAAACTATCTCGGCCGTAGTTTAAGTGAAGGCGTAAAAGGGGCAACTTTAAATGCCATTGGTTCGTCCATGCCTGAGTTATTAACAACTGTATTTTTTCTTGTTTTTGCGTTACATGAAAATCTTGGCCGGGATTTAGCTGCAAGTATAGGCGCTAATGCAGGGTCAGCTATTTTCAATAGCATTGTCATTCCCATGCTGGTAATTCAGGTTGTTCTGGCAACCGCTTTAACTGGTGTGAGAATAAGCAAAAAAGTGATTCTCAGGGATGGTCTCTTCCTTATTGCGGCAGAAGTCCTGCTTTTGGTTTTATTGTCCAGTGATTACATAACCCATTGGCATGGTTGGGCTTTTACGGCATTTTATTTTATTTACCTTGCATATACCCTGCTTTCCATGAAAAACAATAAAAATGTAAAAAAAAATATACATGAAGCAGTAGATTCATGGTTCACAAAGTTTCAGTTTAAATCACCGAAAGGCTGCACAGGCCGGAGCTGGATATTGTTTTTGCTTTCAATGGTCGTTATTGCAGCGGCTTGTGCAGGTTTGGTGGAAAGTTGTAAGGGGATAGCTGATGCAATGAGAATTAATCCTTTATTCATAGCATTAATTCTCGTTGCAGCGGTAAGTAGTGTGCCGGATACTATAATTTCAATCAGGGATGCAAAAAAAGGAAATCACGACGATGCCTTATCAAATGTATTCGGTTCCAATATATTTGATGTTACTATAAGCATGGGGCTTCCTCTCGGTCTCTTTCTTGTAATTACAGGTCAAAAAATTGATTTTATTGAAGCAGGCCCAACCATAATAGACATTAGAATAATGTTATTAATCGTAAGCGTAATTACAGTGGCAGTCTACTATTTCAGCAAAGAGATGAAATCAGGGCATTTGATAATTCTTGGTATTCTTTATGGATTTTTTATTCTCTATGCTGTTGGTGCGGCAGATTATTTGGCTGGTGGTGATTCATACATGGCAAAGCCGGCAGAAGTTTTTATCAACTTCTTGCGCCAACCCGGAGGTATTGAAGAAATTTTACAAAATACAGCTAATGGTATTACCGGCGGGTGGTAA